CCTCGCCGGCGGCCGGCCACTCCCCGATGCGGGTCCACGGCACCTGGAGCACCGTGCCCATGCTCACCCGGACGCTCCGGCGGTACAGGGGGTCCGCGCAGCGCGGGCTCACCAGGACCGCGTCCGCCCCGAGGCCGGCGACGCTGCGGAACACCGCGCCGACGTTGGTGTGGTCGACGACGTCCTCGAGCACCACGACGACCTTCGCGTCCCGGACCACGTCGGCCACCGACGGCAGCTCCGGTCGGTGCATCGCGGCGAGGGCACCCCGGTGCATCCGGAAGCCGGTGAGGTCCTCGAGCAGCGCATCCGGTCCGACGAAGACCGGGCCGTCGTGGTCCGCCACCAGGGGCAGCACGCTGTCGAGCCACTTCTCCTGCACGATGACGCTCCGCGGGACGTGCCCGGCGCGGACCGCGCGCTCGATGACCGTGTTCGACTCGGCGATGTACAGCCCGCCCTCGGGCTCCGTGACCCGCCGCAGCGCCACGTCGGTGAGCCGGGCGAAGTCGTCGAGTCGGGGGTCGTCGAGAGAGTCGATGCGGACGGGGTGCACGGGGCTCGTTTCGTGGGAAGGCGGCTGGGCGTTCGGCTGTTGAGGGTACCGTGGACGACGTGCTGACCGACCCGATGACGGACGAGCTCGACCGCGTCGTGGAGCTGCTGACGGGCAAGCGCGTCGCCGTGCTCTCCGGCGCCGGGCTGAGCACCGACTCCGGCATCCCCGACTACCGCGGCGCGGGCCGGGTGGTGCGGAAGCCGATGACCTTCCAGGAGTTCCGCTCCGACCCGGCGAAGCGCCAGCGCTACTGGGCCGGTTCGCACCTGGGGTGGCGCACCTTCGCCGCCGCCCGGCCGAACACCGGTCACCGCGCGCTCGCCGCCCTCGAGGACGCCGGCATCGTCACCGGGGTCGTCACGCAGAACGTCGACGGCCTGCACCTCCGCGCCGGGTCCCGGCGGGTCGTGGAGATCCACGGCTCGATGGACCGCGCGGTCTGCCTGACGTGCGGGCAGGTGTTCTCGCGTGCCGACCTCGCCGGTGTGCTCGATCGCGAGAACCCCTGGATCGACGAGCCGGGCACGGTGCAGCTGCAGCCGGACGGCGACGTCGAGATCACCGACGTGGAGCGCTTCCGGGTGCCCGACTGCTCGGTGTGCGGCGGGGTGCTGAAGCCGGACGTCGTGTTCTTCGGCGAGTTCGTGCCCGCCGAGAAGTTCCGCGAGGCCGTCTCGATCGTCGCGGACGCCGACGCGCTGCTCGTCGTGGGCTCGTCGCTCACCGTGAACTCCGGCGTCCGACTGGTCGACCACGCCACCCGGCGGAAGCTCCCGGTCGTCATCGTGAACCGGGGAGCCACCCGCAGCGACCGGCGCGCGGTGGCGAAGCTCGACGCCGGCACCACGGAGACGCTCGAGGCACTGGCTGCGCGGCTCGTCCCGTCCGCCGCGGCGTCGGCTGCACCGGCGCCGCCCGCTGCGGAGTCGTCCGCTGCGGTGTCGGCTGCTGCGGAGTCGGCTGCTCCGGTGTCGGCTGCTGCGGAGTCGGCTGCTCCGGTGTCGGCTGCTCCGGAGCGCTCTGGCAGGATCGACGGGTGACGACGCTCCTCACCCTGGTCCGGCACGGCGAGACCGACTGGAACGCGCAGCGGCGCATCCAGGGATCGACCGACATCCCCCTCAACGACACCGGACGTTCCCAGGCCGCGGCCACCGCGCTGCTCCTCGGTCGCCGACGGTTCGACGCGGTCGTCGCGTCACCGCTGTCACGCGCGTTCGAGACCGGCGCGATCATCGCCCGCCACCTCGGGCTGCCGGAGCCAGCCACCCACCCGGGTCTCGCGGAGCGCTCGTACGGCGAGGCCGAGGGGCTCACCGACACCGAGGTCGCCCAGCGCTACCCGCACGACGACGTCCCCGGACGGGAGTCCCGCTCCGCGCTGCTCGCACGGGCGACCGAGACGCTGGCCGAGATCGCCGTCCGCTTCGACGCGGGGTCGGTCGTGGTCGCCACGCACGGTGCCGTCATCCGGGCCGTCGTCAACGCCGCGGCTCCCGGCACGGCGGACCGGTACACGACGCCGATCCGCAACGGGTCCGTGCACTCCTTCCGCTGGGACCCCGAGCGGTTCCGTGCCGAGCTCGTCCGCTTCGACGACCCGCTCGACGAGGTCTCGGAGCAGACGGGCGATGAGTCCTTCGCCGAGCAGAACCCGCTCGAGCGCCGGTAGCGCGGGCGGCGGCCCGTCGCGCACGGTGGACCGGTACCGGACGGTGGACCGGTACCGGACCGTTACCTGCGGCTCCGCGAGCGCGGGGGCCCGCTCGGACTAGGCTCCGGTCCACGGGCGGCCCGACCACCGTCCGGTGGTGCTCGCACCCGTGCGCGAGGAGGGGCCGTGACGAACCAGGGACCGGTGGACGACCGAGTCGACTCGTCCGACGACCTCGACCGGGCGTTCGGCCCGGACACGGCCTCCGTCACCCGGCCGTCCACCGGCCAACGACTCCGACGCGGCACCGTCATCACGCTGTCCTTCGTCGCGGTCGGCGTCGTCATCGCCGTCGTCCTGTCGACGATCGTCGGCAGCATCCAGACCGGGGTCGGCGGGGTGTTCCCGCGACCCCAGGCAGCGCTCGACCGGTTCCGGACCGCGGCGGCCGACGTACCGGGCGTGCTCGCCGTCCGTGACGAGGAGACCACGCGCGACTCCCTCGCGGCCTACCGGGTGTCCGCCGTCGTCGAGGCGTCACCGGACCTGTCGCCCGGTCAGCAGGTCGACCTCGTCCGCGCCCTGAGCGCCGCGGCGGCCGACGCGGACGGCAGCGGAGTCGTCGTGTCGGCGGAGGCCCGCTTCGACACCCTGGTGGTCGGGGTCACGACGGACGCCGAGGTCACGCGACAGCGGCTCGAGGTCGCTCGCTCGGTCGCGGCGATCGGCGGGGTCGTCGCGGTGCGCAGCGACTGGGGTCCGGGGGCACCGTCGGACGAGCCGGACGCGCAGCGCGTCGAGCTCGCCACGGTCGGCACCGGTGTGGCCCTCGCCGCGATCATGGACGTCGCACAACGTGAGACGCACGGGGTCTTCCCCGGCGCCGAGGTGACCTCGCGTCAGCCGTCCTGACGACACCGCTGCTGTCGGCGCCGCCACCACTCGTGCGCCGGTCCCGGTCAGCGCTGCTCTCGGTCCTGCACCGCGCGCTCGACGGCCCGGGTCACCTGTTCCGCCGAGTCCTGCCACCGGAACCGGGCCGCCCGCTCGAGCGAGGCCCGCGATGCCTCGTCCCAGCGGTCCTCGAGTCGCCGCACCGCCGCTGCCACCGCGGACGGCGACGACGGGTCGAAGTACTCGGCCGCGTCCCCGCCGATCTCGCGGAAGATCGGGACGTCGCTGACGACCACCGGGGTCCCCACACCCATCGCCTCGACCAGGGGGATGCCGAAACCCTCGTCGAACGAGGCCGTCGCCAGCGCCGTCGCCCCGCGCAGGGTCGCCAGGTACTCGTCGTCGGAGGCACCGTCGTGGAAGACGATCGCCCCGGTCGGCGCCAGGGCCTCGAGCCGTCGTCGGTCCGCGTCGGACACCCGCGACATGCAGTGCAGCGTCCAGTCGGCTCCGAGCAGGGGCAGTGCGGCCGCGAGCGTCTCGACGTTCTTGTACGGCATGAACGACCCCATGTAGACGAGCGTCCGCGCACGGCTCCCGTCGGGCTCGCGGGGCACGGCCGGGTCGGCCGCGTTGTACGCCACCGTGACGGGGCGCTTCGTCAGACGGTGTCGCTCGATGAGCCCCGCGGTGGTCTCGGACACCGTCACGACGCCGTCCGCGCCGTTCAGCAGCAGGCGTTGCGGCGCCCAACTCAGGTGGAAGAGCCGCCAACCGAGCCGGATCGGCCACGAGAACTCCCGCGGAGGCGTGCGGTTCCGGTAGTAGATGAGGTCGTGCAGCGTGAGCACGAGGGCGTAGCGGCGGCCGCGGGACCCCATGGTCTGCATCGGTGAGAAGACCGCGTCGAGACCGAGCCGGTTCACCGTCCGGGCCACGAGCGGCTCCCCCGCGTCCGTCGGGGCCGGGATGCGTTCCCACGGGATGCCGTCGGGCAGCGACGCGAGCTGCCGTTCGTCGTGCACGAGCAGGACGTGGTCGTGCCGGTCGGGCAGGTGCGCGACGACGCCGGCGGTGAAGCGGCTGATGCCGTCGTGCCGACCGATCCGGACGTACCGGCAGTCGATGCCGATCCGCAGGCGCCTCACGACGCGGACTCCCCCGGGGTGCCGCCGGCCGACGGTGACGCCGCCGACGTGTCGGGAGCCTGCTGCGGTGCGGTGGACCTCGTCCTGCGCGGGTTCCCACGTCCGGCACGACGGCGGGCCGTCGGCTCGGCCATGCGACGGAGCACCGCGTCGGCGGCGGCTCCGGGCGTCTCGTAGTGCACGAGGTGTCCCACGTCGGGCACCACGACGAGCTCGGCGTCGCGGAGTCGGGAAGCGAGTGCACGCTGCTCGGGCAAGGCCGTGATGTCGTCGTGCTCCGCGGCGACCAGCAGCACGGGGACGTCGATGCGGTCGGCGTACTCGGACACGTCGTGCGTGACCGAGGTGCGGAACGCCTCGAGCACGCTCGTGCGGTCCGCGAACGCCGAGAAGTACCGGTCGTGCTGGTCGTGCACCCATCGCCGCAGGTCGCGGTCGCGTGACTTCAGCATGGCGAGGCTCATCGCCCGCACGATCGCGCGGTTCCGGAGCAGCCCGAGTCCGAGCGGCCTGGGGAGCACCGCGCCGGCCCGGTAGTAGCTGATCGCGATGCCGGTGCCGACGGCCCGGGGCCCCTGCAGCGCGGGTGCCGCGATCGGGTTCACCAGCACGAGCAGCCGGGTGTGGAGGCCGGCCGCGACGGTGGCCGCCGTGACGATCGACCCGAAGGAGTGTCCGAGCACCACGGTTTCGGGACCCAGGGCGAGCGCGCGGTGGAACCCGGTGAGCCACCCGACGTAGGCGTCGACGTCGGAGACCGGCAGCGGGTCGGAGATCCCGAAGCCGGGCAGGTCGGGGACGACCACGCGGACGCCCCGGAGGTGGGCGGCGATCGTCTCGAGTCCGTGGTGGTCGCCGCGGAACCCGTGCACGGCGAGGACCGTCTCGGTCGCGTCGACCGGCCCGTACTCCCAGTAGTGCGTGGTGCGGCCGTCGAGGGTCACGGCCCGGTGCACGACCGGTGTCGCGGCGACGAGCGACTGGTACGGGGAGATCACGGGTGGTTGCATCGCGGCCAGTCTACGAAGCGGCGACCGGGCGGGGTGCGTCCCGCGCCCCGCTGTGGAGGACGACGGACGGGAGGGACGCTGTGGAGGGGTGTCGCGCCTCCCGTCCGGCCACGTGACGCGGTCGTCACGGCGACCCGCGGACAGCAGCAGGAGCACGCGCCTACTGTGGCCGTGGTCGGGCCACGCCGCCGGCCCGCCGACGACGAGGAGCACGCTTGACCTTCACGGCCCCGATCCAGCTGCCCGGCCTGACCCTGGACCCGCAGTGGTACAAGCGCTCGGTCTTCTACGAGTGCATGATCCGCTCGTTCGTCGACTCGAACGGCGACGGCATCGGGGACATCCAGGGCGTCATCGGCAAGCTCGACTACCTGCAGTGGCTCGGCGTCGACGCCATCTGGCTGCCGCCGTTCTTCCAGTCCCCGATGCGCGACGGCGGGTACGACATCTCCGACTACCGGGCGATCCTGCCCGAGTTCGGCACGCTCGACGACTTCCGCGAGCTCGTCACGAAGTCGCACGAGCGGAACATGCGCATCGTCATCGACATGGTGATCAACCACACCTCCGACCAGCACGAGTGGTTCCAGCAGTCCCGCGAGGACCCGGACGGCCCCTACGGCGACTTCTACGTGTGGCGTGACACCGACGAGCACTACGAGAACATCCGCATCATCTTCGTGGACACCGAGGAGTCGAACTGGACCTTCGACCCGGTCCGCCGGCAGTTCTTCTTCCACCGGTTCTTCTCGCACCAGCCCGACCTCAACTTCGAGAACCCGGCCGTGGTCGAGGCCGTCTACGACGTCGTGCGGCACTGGCTCGACCTCGGTGTGGACGGGCTGCGGCTCGACGCCATCCCCTACCTCTTCGAGTCCGAGGAGGGCAACGGCGAGGGCGAGCCGGAGACCCACGAGTTCATCAAGAAGCTCCGGGCCATGGTCGACGACGAGTACCCCGGGCGTGTCCTGCTCGCCGAGGCGAACCAGTGGCCGCGTGAGACCGCCGCGTTCTTCGGCACCGACGAGGAGCCGGAGTGCCACATGGCGTTCGACTTCCCGGTGATGCCGCGCATCTTCTACTCGCTCCGCGCGCAGCACGCCGCCGAGCTCAAGGCGATCCTGTCCGAGACCCTCGACGTCCCCGAGAAGGCCGCCTGGGGGGTGTTCCTCCGCAACCACGACGAGCTCACGCTCGAGATGGTCAGCGAGGAGTACCGCCAGGCGATGTACGGCTGGTACGGCTACGACCCGCGCATGCGGTCGAACATCGGCATCCGTCGTCGCCTCGCTCCCCTGCTCGACAACTCACGCGCCGAGCTCGAGCTCATCCACGCCCTGCTGTTCTCGCTGCCCGGGTCGCCGTTCCTGTACTACGGGGACGAGATCGGCATGGGCGACAACATCTGGCTGTCGGACCGCGACTCCTCGCGCACGCCGATGCAGTGGACCCCGGACCGCAACGCGGGCTTCTCGACCGCCGACCCGGGCAAGCTGTACCTGCCGGTCGTGCAGTCGCTCGTCTACAACTACGCGCAGGTCAACGTCGAGGCGCAGCTCGCCCAGTCCCGCTCCCTGCTGCACTGGGTCCGCAACGTCATCCACGTCCGCAAGGCGCACCCGGTCTTCGGCCTGGGCTCGCTGCACGTGCAGGACACCACCAACGACTCGGTGCTCGCGTTCGTCCGGTCGTGGGAGGGGTCCGGGCAGCAGTTCGGCCCGTCCGCCGAGGACGTCCTCTGCGTGTTCTCCTTCGCCACCAACCCGACGTCGGTGACGATCTCGGCGCCGGAGTTCGCCGGACGGCCGCTGTACGACCTGTTCGGCGGCGGGTCGTTCCCCGCGTTCGACGAGGACGGCAACGTCACCCTCACCATGGGGACGCAGTCGTTCTACTGGCTGCACGTGGGCGCGCCGGTCGGCGTGTAGCGAGCGTCGGCGGGCGGCCGCCGGTCGGGGGCGACCGTCCGTCGGAGGGCGACCGTCCGTCGGAGGGCGGCCGTCCGTCGGAGAGCGACCGTCCGTCGGAGGGCAACCGTCCGTCGGAGGGCGACCGTCCGTCGGGGAGGCGCTGCCGGCCTGGAGGCTCGACTCGCCCCCGCCGGGTGGCTCACCACCCGCTCGTCGCCGCGTCCGGCGCATCGACCGGGGCGCACCGGCCGCGCTCGTCGACCAGGACGCGGGCGGGTCGCGGCGTGCCCGCCAGGCGGGTCGCGTGGAGCGTGTCGGACCGTCCCGTTAGCCTCGTGCCGTGACGTACTCCCCAGCAGCGCTCGACACGCCCGCACCCGCCGCCCCGGCCGTGCAGGACCTGAGCGGTCGTCCCTGGTGGCACGCGCTCGGCGTGTTCGACCTCGAGACCACCGGCGTCGACGTCGAGACCGCCCGCATCGTCACGGCGCACGTCGGCCTGATCGACATGACCGGACGCTCCATCGCGGAGGGTGCCTGGATCGCCGATCCCGGGATCGCGATCCCCGAGGGCGCTGCCGCCGTGCACGGCTACACGACCGAGCGCGCCCAGGCCGAGGGGCGCCCGGCCGGCGAGGTCGTCGCCGAGATCGTGGCAGCGGTCGAGGCCGTGTTCGCGCGCGGCATCCCGCTCGTGATCTACAACGCTCCGTACGACCTGACGGTGCTCGACCGCGAGGCCCGACGGCACGGCATCGCCTCCCCCGTCATCGGCAACGTCGTCGACCCGCTCGTGATGGACAAGGCGCTCGACACCTACCGCAAGGGCAAGCGCACGCTCGAGGCAGCGTCCGAGCTCTACGGCGTGACGTTGTCCGACGCCCACGACGCCGCCGCGGACGCGATCGCTGCCGGGCGTGTCGCGCAGGCCATCGCGGCGAAGTACCCGGAGGAGCTCGGTGTCTCCGCCGAGGAGCTGCACCGCAAGCAGGTCGGCTGGTGTGCCGAGCAGGCCACCTCGTTCCAGGACTACATGCGGAAGAAGCGCGACCCCTCGTTCACCGCCGACGGTCGCTGGCCGCACCGCAACGGCTCGTAGCGTCGCGGTCGCCGCGGCGCCGTCTCCGCGCCGCCACTGAGCCGCTGTCGCCACGCCGCCACTGGGCCGCTGAGCCGGTGTTGCCGCGCCGGCGCTGAGCGGCCGCTGTCGCCGCGCGCCGCAGCTGGGCCGCCCAGCGAGCGGTGCCGCACATCGGCGCTCCCTGCCAGCGCCGGGCGCCGGCGTCCGGCACCCGCCTGCTGTCCCGCAGAACCGGAAGCACGTCGCGCCGTGGAATCACGTGGTGCGACGTGCTCTCCGTGGTGCGCGAGCATCGCGCACCACGGCCCGCGCACCGCGGCCTGCGCACCTCGCAGCCCGTGCACCACGGCCTGCGCACCTCACAGCCCGTGCACCACGACCGGCGCACCGCGCACCGCGCACCGAGGCTGCGTCGCACGGTGCGCTGCCGGCCGTCGGGCGGCGCGACGCTGCCACCTCGACCGGCGAGCGTTCCCGGCGGTCCCACACCGAGCCTCCCGGCCGTGACCGCGGTTCGCGCCCGCAGTACGCGCACAGCCAGACGCACCTCGAACCACGTGAACGCCTGGCGCGACGTGCTTCGTGTTGCGCGCGAGCACCACGCGCCACGGCGCGACAGCACGACGACGCCGTGCGCGCATGCTGGACGCCGCGCCCGCGCCCGCGCCCGCGCCGCGCTCGCGCCGCCCGTGCGCTGTTGCGCCCCGTTCCGGACCCTGCGCCCCGGTGTGCCGGGGCACAGCATCCGCAGCAGGGCGCGTCTCGCGTTCTCACCGACCACAGCGCGCCGTACCCGGACCCGGCGCCCCACCCCGGCACCACCACCCGGGCAACGCAGAACGGGCGGCCCTCCCGAAGGAGGGCCGCCCGTCCGAGCGCGAACGCGGACTTACTTGCTGAAGCCCTTGAAGCGCTGGTTGAACTTCTCGACGCGACCGGCCGAGTCGAGGATGCGCTGCTTGCCCGTGTAGAACGGGTGCGACGCCGACGAGATCTCGACGTCGATGACCGGGTAGGTCGCACCGTCGAGCTCGATGGTCTTGTCGCTGGTCGCGGTCGAACGCGTCAGGAACGTCTCACCGGAGGCCAGGTCGCGGAAGACGATGGCGTTGTACTCGGGGTGGGTGTCGGTCTTCATGGAGATTCCTCGGTTGGAGATTGTGGGAGATGCGCGGACGGCCGGTTCGAGCGGACTCGATCGGGACCCCCGCGCGGGAAGTCTGCGGCGTGCGCCAGCCGTCCACGTTACCAGACGACGGGCAGGATCGGGAGCGTCAGGCCGCGCGCGCCGTGTACCGACCGGCGTCCTTCGAGACGGTCAGCTCCACGCCGAAGGCCTGGGACAGCGTGGGAGCCGTCAGGACCTCGTCGATGGGGCCGGCGGCCTGGATCCCACCGTCGGCGAGCACGAGGGCGTGCGTGAAGCCCTCGGGGATCTCCTCCACGTGGTGGGTGACGATGACGATCGCCGGCGAGTCGCTGCTCTGCGCGTAGCCGCCGAGCGTGCGCACCAAGCTCTCGCGCGCACCGAGGTCGAGCGAGGCAGCCGGCTCGTCGAGGAACAGCACCTCGGGATCGGTCATCACGGCGCGCGCGATCTGCACGCGCTTCTGCTCGCCGTCGCTCAGCTCACCGAACGTGCGGTCGGTGAAGTCACCGAGGCCCCACTCGTCGAGCACCCGCTGGGCGCGGCGGACGTCGAGCTCCTCGTACTCCTCGTTCCAGCGACCGGTGACCGAGTACGCGGCGGTGAGCACGACGTCGACGACCTTCTCGGTGACCGGGATCCGGCGGGCGAGGGCGGTCGACGCGAAGCCGATGCGCGGACGCAGCTCGAACAGGTCCGCGCCGCCGAGCTCGGTGCCGAGCACCTCGACACTGCCCGACGTCGGGAACGTCTGGGCACCGGCCACCTGCAGCAGCGTGGTCTTGCCGGCGCCGTTGGCACCGAGCACCACCCAGCGTTCGTCGTCCTGCACCTCCCACGAGATCCCGTCGAGGATGGTGGCCCCGTTGCGGACCACGGAGACGTCTGACAAGCGCACGACCGAGGGCATGGCTCCAGCCTACGGCTTCCGGGCGAGCACCTCGTCGTAGACCTGCCGCGTGCGGTGCGCGATCGCGTCCCACGTGAACTCGCTCTCGACGCGGAGGCGTCCTGCGCGTCCCATGAGCTTGGCGAGCCCCTCGTCGGCCAGGACCTCGTCCAGCGTCCGGGCGAGGTCGGCCACGAAGCGGTCCGGGTCGTTCGGCGTGCCGGTGCCGTCCTGTGCCTGGTCGATCGGGACGATGCGCCCGGTCAGCCCGTCGGCGACGACCTCGGGGATGCCGCCCGTGCGCGTGCCGACCACGGGGATGCCACAGGCCATGGCCTCGAGGTTGACGATGCCGAGCGGCTCGTAGATCGACGGGCAGACGAACACGGTCCCCGACGACAGGACGTTCACGACCTCCTGGTGGGAGAGCATCCGGTCGATCCAGACCACACCGTCGCGCTCCGCGCGCAGGGACTCGACGAGTCCGGTCACCTCGGCCATGATCTCCGGCGTGTCCGGAGCGCCCGCGCACAGCACGATCTGCACGTCCGACGGCAGCGACGCCACCGCGCGGAGCAGGTACGGCAGGCCCTTCTGCCGGGTGATCCGGCCGACGAACACGACCGAGCGGCGCGACGGGTCGATGCCGAGCGCGCGCACGGCGTCCTCGTCGACGGTCGGCTTCCACTCGTCGATGTCGATGCCGTTGTAGACGACGTGGACCTTCGCCGGGTCGATGGACGGGTAGGAGCGCAGGATGTCCGCCCGCATGGCCTTCGAGACCGCGATCACGCCGTCGGCCTGCTCGAACGCCTCACGTTCCATCCAGCTCGACAGGCGGTAGCCGCCCCCGAGCTGCTCGGCCTTCCACGGGCGCAGT
The sequence above is drawn from the Curtobacterium sp. MR_MD2014 genome and encodes:
- a CDS encoding TrmH family RNA methyltransferase gives rise to the protein MHPVRIDSLDDPRLDDFARLTDVALRRVTEPEGGLYIAESNTVIERAVRAGHVPRSVIVQEKWLDSVLPLVADHDGPVFVGPDALLEDLTGFRMHRGALAAMHRPELPSVADVVRDAKVVVVLEDVVDHTNVGAVFRSVAGLGADAVLVSPRCADPLYRRSVRVSMGTVLQVPWTRIGEWPAAGEELRAQGFHLAAMALTDRSVDLDAFVADVPERVALVMGTEGQGLTDAAIASADTTVRIPMAHGVDSLNVAAASAVGLWAVTHAQRAARPTT
- a CDS encoding histidine phosphatase family protein, with protein sequence MTTLLTLVRHGETDWNAQRRIQGSTDIPLNDTGRSQAAATALLLGRRRFDAVVASPLSRAFETGAIIARHLGLPEPATHPGLAERSYGEAEGLTDTEVAQRYPHDDVPGRESRSALLARATETLAEIAVRFDAGSVVVATHGAVIRAVVNAAAPGTADRYTTPIRNGSVHSFRWDPERFRAELVRFDDPLDEVSEQTGDESFAEQNPLERR
- a CDS encoding glycosyltransferase family 4 protein, encoding MRIGIDCRYVRIGRHDGISRFTAGVVAHLPDRHDHVLLVHDERQLASLPDGIPWERIPAPTDAGEPLVARTVNRLGLDAVFSPMQTMGSRGRRYALVLTLHDLIYYRNRTPPREFSWPIRLGWRLFHLSWAPQRLLLNGADGVVTVSETTAGLIERHRLTKRPVTVAYNAADPAVPREPDGSRARTLVYMGSFMPYKNVETLAAALPLLGADWTLHCMSRVSDADRRRLEALAPTGAIVFHDGASDDEYLATLRGATALATASFDEGFGIPLVEAMGVGTPVVVSDVPIFREIGGDAAEYFDPSSPSAVAAAVRRLEDRWDEASRASLERAARFRWQDSAEQVTRAVERAVQDREQR
- a CDS encoding alpha/beta fold hydrolase; translation: MQPPVISPYQSLVAATPVVHRAVTLDGRTTHYWEYGPVDATETVLAVHGFRGDHHGLETIAAHLRGVRVVVPDLPGFGISDPLPVSDVDAYVGWLTGFHRALALGPETVVLGHSFGSIVTAATVAAGLHTRLLVLVNPIAAPALQGPRAVGTGIAISYYRAGAVLPRPLGLGLLRNRAIVRAMSLAMLKSRDRDLRRWVHDQHDRYFSAFADRTSVLEAFRTSVTHDVSEYADRIDVPVLLVAAEHDDITALPEQRALASRLRDAELVVVPDVGHLVHYETPGAAADAVLRRMAEPTARRRAGRGNPRRTRSTAPQQAPDTSAASPSAGGTPGESAS
- the treS gene encoding maltose alpha-D-glucosyltransferase, with the protein product MTFTAPIQLPGLTLDPQWYKRSVFYECMIRSFVDSNGDGIGDIQGVIGKLDYLQWLGVDAIWLPPFFQSPMRDGGYDISDYRAILPEFGTLDDFRELVTKSHERNMRIVIDMVINHTSDQHEWFQQSREDPDGPYGDFYVWRDTDEHYENIRIIFVDTEESNWTFDPVRRQFFFHRFFSHQPDLNFENPAVVEAVYDVVRHWLDLGVDGLRLDAIPYLFESEEGNGEGEPETHEFIKKLRAMVDDEYPGRVLLAEANQWPRETAAFFGTDEEPECHMAFDFPVMPRIFYSLRAQHAAELKAILSETLDVPEKAAWGVFLRNHDELTLEMVSEEYRQAMYGWYGYDPRMRSNIGIRRRLAPLLDNSRAELELIHALLFSLPGSPFLYYGDEIGMGDNIWLSDRDSSRTPMQWTPDRNAGFSTADPGKLYLPVVQSLVYNYAQVNVEAQLAQSRSLLHWVRNVIHVRKAHPVFGLGSLHVQDTTNDSVLAFVRSWEGSGQQFGPSAEDVLCVFSFATNPTSVTISAPEFAGRPLYDLFGGGSFPAFDEDGNVTLTMGTQSFYWLHVGAPVGV
- a CDS encoding 3'-5' exonuclease; this translates as MSGRPWWHALGVFDLETTGVDVETARIVTAHVGLIDMTGRSIAEGAWIADPGIAIPEGAAAVHGYTTERAQAEGRPAGEVVAEIVAAVEAVFARGIPLVIYNAPYDLTVLDREARRHGIASPVIGNVVDPLVMDKALDTYRKGKRTLEAASELYGVTLSDAHDAAADAIAAGRVAQAIAAKYPEELGVSAEELHRKQVGWCAEQATSFQDYMRKKRDPSFTADGRWPHRNGS
- a CDS encoding type B 50S ribosomal protein L31 yields the protein MKTDTHPEYNAIVFRDLASGETFLTRSTATSDKTIELDGATYPVIDVEISSASHPFYTGKQRILDSAGRVEKFNQRFKGFSK
- a CDS encoding ABC transporter ATP-binding protein encodes the protein MPSVVRLSDVSVVRNGATILDGISWEVQDDERWVVLGANGAGKTTLLQVAGAQTFPTSGSVEVLGTELGGADLFELRPRIGFASTALARRIPVTEKVVDVVLTAAYSVTGRWNEEYEELDVRRAQRVLDEWGLGDFTDRTFGELSDGEQKRVQIARAVMTDPEVLFLDEPAASLDLGARESLVRTLGGYAQSSDSPAIVIVTHHVEEIPEGFTHALVLADGGIQAAGPIDEVLTAPTLSQAFGVELTVSKDAGRYTARAA
- the glgA gene encoding glycogen synthase; protein product: MRVDLLTREYPPEVYGGAGVHVAELTAALRSGTDTDVRVRAFGAFRDEEGVWAYRTPEGLEDANGALQALGTDVRIAADVAGADLVHSHTWYANAAGRIAQLTHGIPHVVTAHSLEPLRPWKAEQLGGGYRLSSWMEREAFEQADGVIAVSKAMRADILRSYPSIDPAKVHVVYNGIDIDEWKPTVDEDAVRALGIDPSRRSVVFVGRITRQKGLPYLLRAVASLPSDVQIVLCAGAPDTPEIMAEVTGLVESLRAERDGVVWIDRMLSHQEVVNVLSSGTVFVCPSIYEPLGIVNLEAMACGIPVVGTRTGGIPEVVADGLTGRIVPIDQAQDGTGTPNDPDRFVADLARTLDEVLADEGLAKLMGRAGRLRVESEFTWDAIAHRTRQVYDEVLARKP